One Bdellovibrio bacteriovorus str. Tiberius DNA segment encodes these proteins:
- the mscL gene encoding large conductance mechanosensitive channel protein MscL: MFKEFKTFIMRGNVLDMAVGIIIGAAFGKIVSSFVADVLTPVLSLGLGKVDFSNLFVALNGESYPTLDAAKAAGVATVNYGIFINMVLDFVIVAFAIFLIVKAANKMKKAEEPAPVTTKECPECCSTIPMKARKCAHCGSAVAS; this comes from the coding sequence ATGTTTAAGGAATTCAAAACGTTTATCATGCGCGGAAATGTCCTGGACATGGCCGTGGGTATCATCATCGGTGCGGCGTTCGGCAAGATCGTTTCTTCATTTGTTGCTGACGTTTTGACGCCGGTTCTTTCGCTGGGTCTGGGGAAGGTGGATTTCTCTAATCTGTTTGTCGCCCTGAACGGCGAGTCTTACCCAACGCTGGATGCGGCTAAAGCGGCTGGTGTGGCGACAGTGAATTACGGCATCTTTATCAACATGGTTCTGGATTTCGTCATCGTGGCCTTTGCAATCTTCCTGATTGTGAAAGCCGCTAACAAGATGAAAAAGGCTGAAGAGCCAGCTCCAGTAACCACGAAAGAATGCCCGGAATGCTGCTCTACCATCCCGATGAAAGCCCGCAAGTGTGCTCATTGTGGAAGTGCGGTTGCTTCCTAG
- a CDS encoding penicillin-binding protein 1A — MLKKILLFCVALGLVGILGLYLIVQSVKSGLPQLITVKDYQPLLVSQVYDRNNKKIGEFFRERRTLVPYDKIPKNLVNAFLAAEDDQFFSHKGINPTAIFRAALANLRAGRSVQGGSTITQQVAKTLLLSSEKTLTRKLRDILLAIEMEKNLSKEDILFLYLNQIYFGQGAYGVEQAAQTYYRKPVSKLTLSEMAILAGLPQAPSRYSPVSNPLRAKERQIYVLRRMADVGYVSKEESETAIKEPVKVYVRENYEEYAPFYLETVRQLLVNQLGEDMVLDKGLKIYTSLDLTKQMAAQDSVKEGLKSLDKRQGYRGPSKNLSDEDAIEEFLKENQKKLISDFTPERIILPDGKFADIVPVKSAQDEKLHPLLPPYIKLKDTVNGVVEKIDDTLGLVYVKLPETRGVIDIETMTWARKPDSDARYDLAAIKKPSEALKKGDVILVKVVADQFTSTRIASKKKGLPTAAAPDLTKFIGLELDQEPLVEGALISFDQDNQDVLAMVGGSSFAKSEFNRAIQAPRQTGSAFKAIVYASALEKGYTPATPIMDAPIVYEEGGAAADDAEGQGDMKVWKPSNHSKSFGGDILFRNALVKSLNIPTVKIIEDVGVPWSMDYARRLGIYSPLNPDFTLALGSSSVTLYEMTKAFAEFGRLGKRLSPLLIHKVDDANGKNLLKTVSLDARFDKEIKTINDGFEERRKAFLEAMNDPAKVEEMKKKEGKNAKLDPSIFFQDADQLIRPSTAYVMTTLLKGVVEDAGGTGGRARAVGREVAGKTGSTNNYFDAWFIGYSPQISTGVWVGFDKEKSLGKGEVGGRSALPIWVDYMKAAHEGLPQMTFPVPDGIVFANIDSETGKLASASTKKIIRQAFVEGTEPTAASNKAEEATDFYKQDLSE, encoded by the coding sequence GTGTTAAAAAAGATCCTGCTATTTTGCGTCGCCCTCGGTCTTGTCGGCATCCTCGGTTTGTACCTTATTGTTCAATCCGTAAAATCCGGTTTGCCTCAGTTGATCACCGTGAAAGACTATCAGCCCTTGCTGGTCAGTCAGGTGTACGACCGCAACAATAAAAAAATCGGCGAATTCTTCCGCGAACGCCGCACGTTGGTTCCTTACGACAAGATTCCCAAAAATCTGGTGAATGCTTTCCTGGCGGCCGAAGACGATCAGTTCTTCTCGCACAAGGGGATCAATCCTACGGCGATCTTCCGTGCGGCTTTGGCCAACCTGCGTGCCGGTCGGTCCGTTCAAGGGGGATCCACGATCACACAACAGGTGGCAAAAACTCTTCTTTTGTCTTCTGAAAAAACTCTGACCCGTAAATTGCGCGATATCCTTCTGGCAATTGAAATGGAAAAGAACCTAAGCAAAGAAGACATTCTGTTTCTTTACCTGAATCAGATTTATTTCGGTCAAGGGGCTTATGGTGTTGAACAGGCTGCCCAGACTTACTATCGCAAGCCGGTTTCCAAACTGACCCTGTCTGAAATGGCGATCCTTGCCGGACTTCCTCAGGCTCCGTCGCGCTACAGCCCGGTATCAAATCCGTTGCGCGCCAAAGAACGTCAGATCTATGTTTTGCGCCGTATGGCCGATGTAGGTTACGTCAGCAAGGAAGAATCTGAAACGGCCATCAAAGAGCCGGTGAAGGTTTACGTTCGTGAAAACTATGAAGAATATGCTCCGTTCTATCTTGAAACCGTTCGTCAACTTCTGGTGAACCAACTGGGTGAAGACATGGTTTTGGACAAGGGTCTGAAAATCTACACCAGTCTTGATCTGACCAAACAGATGGCCGCTCAGGATTCTGTGAAAGAAGGTCTGAAGTCCTTGGATAAGCGTCAGGGCTACCGTGGTCCTTCGAAAAATCTTTCTGATGAAGACGCCATTGAAGAGTTCCTGAAAGAAAATCAAAAGAAGCTGATCTCGGACTTCACTCCAGAAAGAATCATTCTGCCGGACGGAAAGTTTGCCGACATCGTGCCGGTGAAGTCCGCTCAGGATGAAAAGCTGCACCCGTTGCTGCCTCCGTATATCAAACTGAAAGACACCGTGAATGGTGTTGTTGAAAAAATCGACGACACTTTGGGTCTGGTTTACGTAAAGCTGCCTGAAACCCGCGGGGTGATTGATATTGAAACCATGACTTGGGCGCGTAAGCCTGATTCTGATGCCCGCTATGATCTGGCAGCGATCAAAAAGCCCTCTGAGGCCCTGAAAAAAGGCGATGTGATTCTGGTGAAGGTGGTCGCAGATCAGTTCACCTCCACAAGAATTGCCAGCAAGAAAAAAGGCCTGCCAACCGCAGCTGCTCCGGACTTGACCAAGTTCATCGGTCTTGAGCTGGATCAGGAACCGCTGGTGGAAGGTGCTTTGATTTCATTTGATCAGGACAATCAAGATGTCCTGGCAATGGTCGGTGGATCCAGCTTTGCAAAAAGTGAATTCAATCGTGCGATTCAGGCTCCCCGCCAGACAGGTTCTGCATTTAAGGCGATTGTTTACGCTTCAGCCCTGGAAAAAGGCTACACTCCCGCAACTCCGATCATGGATGCCCCGATCGTGTACGAAGAAGGTGGCGCAGCGGCCGATGATGCCGAAGGCCAGGGTGACATGAAGGTTTGGAAGCCATCCAATCACTCAAAAAGCTTCGGTGGTGACATCTTGTTCCGCAATGCTTTGGTGAAGTCTTTGAATATCCCGACCGTGAAAATCATCGAAGACGTCGGTGTTCCGTGGTCCATGGACTACGCTCGTCGTTTGGGAATCTACAGTCCTTTGAATCCGGACTTCACGCTGGCACTGGGTTCCAGCAGTGTGACTTTGTACGAAATGACCAAGGCCTTTGCTGAATTCGGTCGTCTTGGCAAAAGACTTTCTCCGCTGCTGATTCACAAGGTTGATGATGCCAACGGAAAGAATCTGCTAAAAACCGTTTCTTTGGATGCCCGTTTTGACAAAGAAATCAAAACCATCAATGACGGTTTCGAAGAGCGTCGCAAAGCCTTCCTGGAAGCCATGAATGATCCAGCCAAGGTTGAAGAAATGAAGAAAAAAGAAGGCAAGAATGCCAAGCTGGATCCAAGCATCTTCTTCCAGGATGCGGACCAGCTGATTCGTCCTTCCACAGCTTACGTGATGACAACTCTGTTGAAAGGCGTTGTTGAAGACGCTGGCGGTACCGGTGGTCGCGCAAGAGCGGTGGGTCGTGAAGTTGCCGGCAAAACCGGATCCACCAACAACTACTTTGACGCGTGGTTTATCGGCTACAGCCCTCAGATCTCCACTGGTGTGTGGGTGGGCTTTGACAAAGAAAAGAGCTTGGGTAAAGGCGAGGTCGGCGGACGCTCTGCTTTGCCGATTTGGGTCGACTACATGAAAGCGGCTCACGAAGGTCTTCCGCAGATGACTTTCCCCGTGCCGGACGGTATCGTGTTTGCTAATATCGACAGCGAAACTGGCAAACTGGCTTCGGCCTCAACCAAGAAGATCATTCGTCAGGCTTTCGTTGAAGGAACTGAACCTACAGCCGCCTCCAACAAAGCTGAAGAAGCAACTGACTTCTATAAACAGGATTTATCGGAATGA
- a CDS encoding sigma 54-interacting transcriptional regulator: MINWDEFEHIHVINKLKQILSAWWNIDVVFTDERGMLKGYDSDKVTFSNPAITALVRKEAGQQSIAELVTKSLDDLRTSQNRFSLRKWDMVGFDVGVFPIMIENDCVGTVVAMGFFRDSNFTSRMTEIRERLAAFGMSGEVIEKCLGKLKFLDDQERAHFNELCELVAQEIVTLHLEISSREDRIKELNKELGNRFKYDNMIGKSKPMQSLYALLDKIKGADSTVLVQGENGTGKELIAKSIHYNSHRKDKPFIIQNCSAFNDNLLESELFGHVKGSFTGALKDKKGLFEMADKGTFFLDEIGDTSPQMQVKLLRVLQEGTFMPVGATESRKVDVRIVAATNRNLKEMVEQGTFREDLYYRLNVINIRVPPMRERKEDIPFLVDFFLNKIHDQQGGPKRQITKRALEKLYDYPWPGNVRELQNEIERLCVLSGDETKLMAELLSPKVLEAGEKNKVQGSRLQGKLKDALEDLEREMIREGLRRTGWNKSKLAKELGISRAGLIMKVEKYGLDKRKLAR, from the coding sequence ATGATTAATTGGGATGAGTTTGAACATATACATGTCATCAACAAGCTCAAACAGATTCTCAGCGCGTGGTGGAACATTGACGTTGTTTTCACAGACGAGCGCGGAATGCTCAAAGGTTATGACTCTGATAAAGTCACCTTCAGCAATCCGGCAATCACAGCTCTGGTAAGAAAAGAAGCTGGTCAGCAAAGCATCGCGGAACTTGTGACCAAGTCTCTGGATGATCTTCGCACTTCCCAAAACAGATTCTCCCTGCGCAAGTGGGACATGGTTGGTTTTGATGTGGGTGTATTCCCGATCATGATCGAAAATGACTGTGTGGGTACGGTTGTGGCTATGGGCTTCTTCCGTGATTCCAACTTCACTTCCCGCATGACAGAAATCCGCGAGCGCCTTGCGGCCTTCGGTATGTCGGGCGAAGTGATTGAAAAATGCCTGGGCAAACTGAAATTCCTGGATGATCAGGAGCGCGCTCACTTCAATGAGCTTTGCGAACTGGTGGCTCAGGAGATCGTGACTCTTCACCTGGAAATCTCTTCCCGTGAAGACCGCATCAAAGAACTGAATAAAGAACTGGGCAACCGTTTCAAGTATGACAACATGATCGGTAAGTCCAAACCAATGCAGTCCCTGTATGCTTTGCTTGATAAAATCAAAGGTGCAGATTCCACAGTATTGGTACAGGGTGAAAACGGTACGGGTAAAGAGTTGATCGCAAAATCAATTCACTATAACTCTCACCGTAAAGACAAACCTTTCATCATCCAGAACTGTTCCGCGTTCAATGACAACCTTTTGGAATCTGAGTTGTTCGGTCACGTAAAAGGCTCCTTCACGGGTGCTTTAAAAGACAAAAAAGGTCTTTTCGAAATGGCCGACAAAGGAACTTTCTTCCTGGATGAGATCGGGGATACCTCCCCGCAGATGCAGGTAAAACTGCTGCGTGTTCTTCAGGAAGGTACGTTCATGCCGGTGGGTGCGACTGAATCCCGTAAAGTGGATGTGCGCATCGTGGCGGCAACAAACAGAAACCTGAAAGAAATGGTAGAACAAGGCACATTCCGTGAAGACTTGTACTATCGCCTGAATGTTATCAACATCCGCGTTCCTCCGATGCGTGAAAGAAAAGAAGACATCCCGTTCCTGGTGGATTTCTTCCTTAACAAAATTCACGATCAGCAAGGCGGTCCTAAGCGCCAAATCACCAAACGTGCTTTGGAAAAGCTTTATGACTATCCATGGCCGGGTAACGTGCGTGAACTGCAGAATGAGATCGAAAGACTTTGTGTTCTTTCCGGTGACGAAACAAAACTGATGGCAGAACTTCTTTCCCCGAAAGTTTTGGAAGCTGGCGAAAAGAACAAAGTTCAGGGTTCCCGTTTGCAGGGTAAGCTGAAGGATGCGTTGGAAGACCTAGAGCGCGAAATGATCCGTGAGGGTCTGCGCCGCACCGGTTGGAACAAATCCAAGCTTGCAAAAGAACTGGGTATCAGCCGCGCGGGTCTTATCATGAAGGTCGAAAAGTACGGCCTGGATAAGCGTAAACTGGCGCGCTAA
- a CDS encoding ABC transporter ATP-binding protein, translating into MSPEIKKLLGELKQYKSTLYIVAATGILNALATTQLAYMIKGLFDGLSANQQQAMATLVPMALGLALVQATSRYFHIYLMNYTAERVVQGLRQKLQQKFMRLNLSFHNNYAAGSGGLISRILNDIRIIQDGLRVVADIFLYPLMLVGLLINLIRIDWKLTLATFLIAPVIAVILKNIARSMRKYIPQERDVMEYMTSTIKESLDGVRIIQSFNLEKDMGERLIKESDKYLGIRKTIYKRQEASGPVTEFLATAIVLCVFMYVSYEIAAGRSTPGTFVGFVASLLMINQPIKRVQEAYVRIQEVTISLRRIFEIIENESEVPQVANPVPFPKDWKKITYKNVSFTYGKEMILKNLNLEINRGEVVALVGASGSGKSTIVNLLERFFDPTSGEILIDGVNIHNIGLKDLRRNVALVTQDVFLFSDTIEKNIWAGDYNRTREDIPAMAKLANAHDFIMKTPQGYQSRVGDRGNLLSGGEKQRISIARAMFKDAPVLILDEATSALDTASEIEVQKGIDHLMEGRTALVIAHRLSTIQKADKIVVMKSGEIAEIGTHKDLMSNEGEYFRFHSLQHT; encoded by the coding sequence ATGTCACCTGAAATCAAGAAACTCCTGGGCGAACTTAAGCAGTACAAAAGCACCCTTTACATCGTCGCCGCCACAGGGATTCTGAACGCGCTGGCAACCACGCAGCTGGCTTATATGATCAAAGGGCTGTTCGATGGACTGTCTGCAAACCAGCAGCAGGCCATGGCCACTCTGGTGCCAATGGCCTTGGGTTTGGCGCTGGTTCAAGCGACTTCTCGTTACTTCCACATTTATCTGATGAACTACACCGCTGAGCGCGTGGTTCAAGGGCTGCGCCAGAAGCTTCAGCAGAAGTTCATGCGCCTGAATCTGTCCTTCCATAACAACTATGCCGCTGGTTCCGGCGGCTTGATCAGTCGTATTCTGAATGATATTCGCATCATCCAGGACGGTCTGCGCGTTGTGGCCGACATTTTCCTTTATCCCCTGATGCTGGTGGGCCTGCTGATCAATTTGATCCGCATCGACTGGAAGCTGACACTGGCAACCTTCCTTATTGCACCGGTGATTGCGGTTATTCTGAAAAACATCGCCCGCAGCATGCGCAAGTATATTCCTCAAGAACGTGACGTGATGGAGTACATGACCTCCACCATCAAAGAAAGTCTGGACGGTGTTCGCATTATCCAGTCCTTCAATCTTGAAAAAGACATGGGCGAGCGCCTGATCAAGGAGTCCGACAAATACCTTGGCATCCGCAAGACCATCTACAAACGTCAGGAAGCCAGCGGTCCGGTGACCGAATTCCTGGCAACAGCCATTGTTCTTTGTGTATTCATGTATGTAAGTTACGAGATCGCCGCCGGTCGCAGCACTCCGGGAACGTTCGTGGGCTTCGTGGCTTCCTTGTTGATGATTAATCAGCCCATCAAGCGTGTTCAGGAAGCTTACGTTCGCATTCAGGAAGTGACCATTTCCCTGCGCCGTATCTTTGAGATCATTGAAAACGAATCTGAAGTTCCGCAAGTGGCGAATCCAGTTCCGTTCCCGAAAGACTGGAAGAAGATCACATATAAAAACGTGAGCTTCACTTATGGCAAAGAAATGATCCTGAAGAATCTAAACCTCGAAATTAACCGCGGTGAAGTGGTTGCTTTGGTCGGTGCCAGCGGCAGTGGTAAATCCACTATCGTAAACCTGCTGGAAAGATTCTTTGATCCCACTTCCGGCGAGATTCTGATTGATGGCGTGAACATTCACAACATCGGCCTGAAGGATCTGCGTCGCAATGTTGCCTTGGTGACTCAGGATGTGTTCCTGTTCAGCGATACCATTGAAAAGAACATCTGGGCCGGTGACTACAACCGCACCCGTGAAGACATCCCCGCAATGGCAAAACTTGCAAATGCTCATGACTTCATCATGAAAACACCACAAGGCTATCAAAGCCGCGTGGGTGACCGCGGAAATCTTCTTTCCGGTGGTGAAAAACAGCGTATCAGCATTGCGCGCGCGATGTTCAAAGATGCTCCAGTTCTGATCCTGGATGAAGCGACGAGCGCCCTGGATACTGCCAGCGAAATCGAAGTACAAAAAGGTATTGATCATCTGATGGAAGGTCGTACGGCCCTGGTGATTGCACACCGTCTGTCGACAATTCAAAAAGCGGACAAGATTGTCGTTATGAAATCAGGCGAAATCGCCGAGATCGGAACTCACAAAGACCTCATGTCAAATGAGGGTGAATACTTCCGCTTCCACAGTTTACAACACACTTAA
- the uvrA gene encoding excinuclease ABC subunit UvrA yields the protein MKDIHLWGVKQNNLKNIEVKIPVGSMTVICGPSGSGKSSLAFETLFAEGQRRFIESMSNYARQFLNKAPKPDIEGINNIPPAISIEQKNTVKSSRSTVGTTTEIIDYLRLLYEKIGKSYCPTHHCPTEKESVTEATDKVLKNFAGKRGYLLVEINAEGRVAEGKKLHSLLLQDGYLRIYIPKVTEVKKPAAKAAGKKTKASGKKASKKVEAPEVVPTNPGGLTNEEMGTVVEIGEAAAIKKGLPKETFYLVIDRMSFNEDERGRLADSLTQAYEASIKYNTHLITRRATILSTDGERLQVSEEASCPVCGYTPPPLSSKLFSFNSPIGACPTCKGFGNILDIDEEKVIPNPNLSLAQGALSPFWMPSAAHEKKQLLAYCKKTKIDTHTPWKDLPKAERDVIWNGNKDFFGVRGLFEYLDQIKYKMHVRVFISRFRSPFQCPSCKGARLRTEANHVLIANSNINDLSNLTIEDLNAFFQKLEVTPFQLEVAGEVLKQIRSRLEFLMRVGVHYLSLGRETRTLSGGEYQRLILANQLGMGLSQALYVLDEPTVGLHPRDNDRLISILKDLKELGNTLVIVEHDHDVIKASEHIIEMGPGSGYLGGEVVYAGTTEKFYDYEKSNTVPFLKPSKNWAALRTIRPVDVDSYKVKIELKGAKGHNLKNLDVVFPLNRLVTVTGVSGSGKSTLISKTLYPALARALDIEYMPAQDYSGLDGVEHIKNVLLIDQSPIGKSARSSPITYLKAFDAIRMIMSTTPEAQSRGYTAGTFSLNVDGGRCPACKGTGYEEIDMMFMDNVVIPCDVCDGKKYRPEILEIQYKNKNVHEILSMTVNEAMNFFVAHPNIRKPLSVLKEVGLDYLQLGQPANSLSGGESQRLKIAKELSQVQQKSTLYILDEPTTGLHFREVELLMKVLNKLIETGGSVVVVEHNLDVIRGSDYVIDLGPEAGKKGGNIVATGTPDDIMKVKKSLTGQYLKRYIESHQTS from the coding sequence ATGAAGGATATTCACCTCTGGGGGGTGAAACAAAACAATCTTAAGAACATTGAGGTCAAGATCCCGGTTGGTTCCATGACTGTGATCTGCGGCCCCAGTGGTTCCGGGAAATCTTCCCTGGCCTTCGAAACTTTGTTTGCCGAAGGTCAGCGTCGTTTTATCGAAAGCATGTCCAACTATGCCCGTCAGTTTCTGAACAAAGCTCCGAAACCGGACATCGAAGGTATCAACAATATTCCCCCAGCTATTTCGATTGAACAAAAGAACACGGTTAAAAGTTCCCGCTCGACGGTGGGAACCACAACTGAAATCATCGATTATCTTCGCCTGCTTTATGAAAAGATCGGGAAATCCTACTGCCCGACTCACCACTGCCCCACCGAAAAAGAAAGTGTGACCGAAGCCACTGACAAGGTTCTAAAAAACTTTGCGGGCAAGCGCGGCTACCTGCTGGTGGAAATCAACGCCGAAGGCCGCGTGGCTGAAGGCAAAAAGCTTCATTCACTTCTTTTGCAGGACGGCTACCTTCGTATCTACATCCCGAAAGTGACCGAGGTTAAAAAGCCTGCTGCAAAAGCCGCTGGCAAAAAAACCAAAGCTTCGGGCAAGAAAGCCTCCAAAAAAGTAGAGGCTCCAGAAGTCGTTCCCACAAACCCTGGTGGCCTGACCAATGAAGAAATGGGTACGGTCGTTGAAATCGGCGAAGCAGCCGCAATCAAAAAAGGTCTGCCTAAAGAAACGTTCTATCTGGTGATTGACCGTATGTCCTTCAACGAGGATGAACGCGGCCGCCTGGCAGATTCACTGACTCAAGCCTATGAAGCCAGCATTAAATACAACACGCATCTGATCACTCGCCGAGCGACCATTCTTTCCACGGACGGCGAACGTCTGCAAGTCAGCGAAGAAGCGTCTTGTCCGGTGTGTGGCTATACTCCGCCGCCACTGAGCTCTAAGCTGTTCAGTTTTAATTCTCCGATTGGCGCCTGCCCGACATGCAAGGGCTTCGGAAATATTCTGGATATAGACGAAGAAAAAGTGATTCCAAATCCAAACTTGAGCCTGGCTCAAGGGGCCCTCAGCCCGTTCTGGATGCCCAGTGCCGCTCATGAAAAAAAGCAGCTGCTTGCGTACTGCAAAAAAACCAAGATCGACACTCACACCCCTTGGAAGGATCTTCCAAAGGCCGAGCGTGATGTGATCTGGAATGGAAACAAAGATTTCTTCGGCGTGCGTGGTCTGTTTGAATACCTTGATCAGATCAAATACAAAATGCACGTGCGTGTGTTTATCTCCCGCTTCCGCAGCCCGTTCCAGTGCCCGAGCTGTAAAGGCGCACGCCTGCGCACGGAAGCCAATCACGTTCTTATCGCCAACTCGAATATCAATGATCTTTCCAATTTGACCATCGAGGACCTGAATGCTTTTTTCCAAAAACTGGAAGTCACGCCTTTCCAGCTGGAAGTTGCCGGAGAAGTGCTAAAGCAGATCCGTTCGCGTCTGGAATTCCTGATGCGCGTGGGGGTTCATTATCTGTCTCTGGGACGCGAAACCCGCACACTGTCAGGCGGGGAATACCAGCGCCTGATTCTTGCAAACCAACTGGGCATGGGTCTTTCCCAGGCTTTGTATGTTTTGGATGAACCCACCGTGGGTCTGCATCCGCGCGACAATGATCGTTTGATTTCGATCCTGAAGGATCTTAAGGAACTTGGAAACACTCTGGTTATCGTTGAGCACGATCACGATGTGATCAAAGCCAGCGAACACATCATCGAAATGGGCCCTGGTTCAGGATACCTGGGTGGTGAAGTCGTTTATGCCGGCACGACGGAAAAGTTCTATGACTATGAAAAGTCCAATACCGTTCCTTTCCTGAAGCCTTCTAAAAACTGGGCCGCTCTTCGCACGATTCGCCCGGTGGATGTCGACAGCTACAAGGTTAAGATCGAACTCAAAGGCGCCAAAGGACACAATCTGAAGAATCTGGATGTGGTCTTCCCGCTGAATCGCCTGGTGACCGTGACCGGCGTCAGTGGTTCTGGCAAGTCGACTCTGATTTCCAAAACTCTGTATCCAGCTTTGGCTCGCGCTTTGGATATCGAGTATATGCCAGCCCAGGACTATTCAGGTCTGGATGGTGTTGAGCATATCAAAAACGTGCTGTTGATTGACCAGTCACCGATTGGTAAGTCTGCACGAAGCTCGCCGATCACTTACCTGAAGGCGTTTGATGCCATCCGCATGATCATGTCCACGACTCCTGAGGCCCAGTCCCGCGGTTACACTGCCGGAACCTTCAGCTTGAACGTGGATGGTGGTCGCTGCCCGGCCTGCAAAGGTACGGGTTATGAGGAAATCGACATGATGTTCATGGATAACGTGGTTATCCCTTGTGACGTCTGTGACGGTAAGAAGTACCGCCCCGAAATCCTTGAAATTCAGTATAAAAACAAAAACGTTCACGAAATTCTTTCAATGACCGTGAATGAAGCCATGAATTTCTTCGTGGCTCACCCGAATATCCGCAAGCCCTTAAGCGTGCTCAAAGAAGTCGGACTGGATTACCTGCAACTGGGGCAACCAGCCAATTCCTTAAGCGGTGGGGAATCCCAGCGCTTGAAAATCGCCAAGGAACTGTCTCAGGTCCAACAGAAGTCCACCCTGTACATTCTGGATGAGCCGACCACCGGTCTGCACTTCCGCGAGGTGGAGCTTTTGATGAAGGTTCTAAACAAACTGATCGAGACTGGCGGCAGTGTTGTCGTCGTGGAGCACAACTTGGATGTGATCCGTGGCTCAGATTATGTGATTGACCTCGGTCCTGAAGCAGGTAAAAAAGGCGGAAACATTGTGGCTACGGGCACTCCGGACGACATCATGAAAGTGAAGAAAAGTCTGACGGGGCAATATCTCAAGCGTTATATCGAGAGCCACCAAACCTCGTAA
- a CDS encoding mechanosensitive ion channel family protein, whose amino-acid sequence MPTLFGSELSSAVINTGIATIILIVALSLLSWFFPWLQKKIQSLSHSQLPALKIHNFEIITAQSLTAGICSLLKGLRLIITVLGLYFYFSLVLGFFPDTQHLSENMLHYILDPLKEVLKTIVDYIPKAIYVIVIFLVMRYVLKVIRLFFLRIEAGYLKLDGFHAEWAHPTYNLVRILVFAFTLIIVFPHLPGSSSPAFQGVSVFLGLLISLGSSSAISNMVAGLVITYMRPFQVGDRVKLGTTVGDVVEKNLLVTRIRTIKNVDVTIPNSNVLNSHIINFSAVADTKGLILNPRITIGYDVNWRKVHELLLGAAARTEGILKDPKPFIFQTALDNSYVQYELNGYTRLANNFDDVYSDLYRNIQDLFNEAQIEIMSPTYHALRDGEGKHIPAEYKS is encoded by the coding sequence ATGCCTACTTTATTTGGATCCGAACTGAGCAGCGCTGTTATCAACACCGGTATCGCCACCATCATTCTGATTGTGGCCTTGTCCCTGCTAAGCTGGTTTTTCCCGTGGCTGCAGAAAAAGATTCAGTCACTGTCCCACAGCCAGCTTCCTGCTTTAAAGATCCATAACTTTGAAATCATCACCGCCCAGTCCTTAACCGCCGGCATCTGCAGTTTGCTAAAGGGTCTGCGACTGATCATCACTGTCCTGGGTCTTTATTTCTATTTCTCGCTGGTGCTGGGCTTTTTCCCGGACACTCAGCATCTTTCCGAAAACATGCTTCACTACATTCTGGATCCACTGAAGGAAGTGCTGAAGACCATCGTCGACTACATCCCGAAAGCCATTTACGTCATCGTGATCTTCCTGGTGATGCGCTATGTGCTGAAGGTCATTCGCCTGTTCTTCCTGCGCATCGAAGCGGGCTATCTGAAGCTTGACGGTTTTCATGCGGAATGGGCCCACCCCACTTACAATCTAGTGCGCATTCTGGTTTTCGCCTTCACCCTGATTATCGTCTTCCCGCATTTGCCGGGATCGAGCTCTCCGGCCTTCCAGGGTGTGTCCGTGTTCCTGGGTCTTTTGATTTCACTGGGATCAAGCTCGGCAATATCCAACATGGTGGCCGGCCTGGTGATCACTTACATGCGACCGTTTCAAGTCGGCGACCGCGTGAAGCTGGGCACTACAGTCGGAGACGTGGTTGAAAAGAATCTGCTGGTCACACGCATCCGCACCATCAAAAACGTGGATGTGACCATTCCAAACTCAAACGTACTTAACAGCCACATCATCAACTTTAGTGCTGTTGCTGACACCAAAGGTTTGATTCTCAACCCGCGCATAACCATTGGTTATGATGTGAATTGGAGAAAGGTGCACGAGCTTTTACTAGGGGCCGCAGCCCGCACCGAAGGTATTTTAAAAGACCCGAAGCCGTTTATTTTCCAGACAGCACTGGACAACTCTTATGTGCAGTATGAACTGAATGGTTACACCCGTCTTGCAAACAATTTTGACGATGTGTATTCGGATCTATACAGAAATATTCAGGATTTGTTTAACGAAGCTCAAATCGAAATTATGTCGCCGACCTATCATGCGCTTCGTGACGGCGAAGGAAAGCACATCCCAGCGGAGTATAAGTCTTAA